One segment of Triticum aestivum cultivar Chinese Spring chromosome 2A, IWGSC CS RefSeq v2.1, whole genome shotgun sequence DNA contains the following:
- the LOC123191727 gene encoding G-type lectin S-receptor-like serine/threonine-protein kinase At2g19130, whose product MHLFLIYFGFFLSLHFPGCSAAMDAITSRQALVGNDRIISNNGKFALGFFQTGSKSSHNTLNWYLGIWYNNVPKLTPVWVANDHNPVTDTTTSELIISSDGNLVILNQVTMSIIWSTHTNTTSNNTIATLLNSGNLILQNSSNSSNVLWQSFDYPTNTFLPGIKLGWNKVTGLNRRLVSRKNLIDLAPGRYGEELDPSGANQYIFTQLNSSIPYWSSGVWNGQYFPSIPEMAGPFVVNFTFVDNDQEKYFTYNLLDETIIFHHLLDVSGQTKSFLWLESSQDWVMTYAQPRVQCDVFAVCGPFTICNDNTIPFCNCMKGFSIRSPSDWELDDRTGGCVRNTPLDCGINKSISEEDRFYPITCVGLPNNGHSTEDATSEDKCTEVCMGSCTCTAYSYGVNGCFIWNGEIINVKQQQCDDTTNTNKATLYMRLANREVQRLESNRRRIIIGTAIGASVAFCGLLSLFLLLMIKRNKRLSAHRMENLQGGGGIIAFRYVDLQRATKNFSEKLGAGGFGSVFKGFLDDSTAIAVKRLDGACQGEKQFRAEVRSIGFIQHINLVNLIGFCTEGDGRLLVYEHMQNRSLDAHLFHNNGTILKWSIRHQIALGVARGLVYLHDSCQDCIIHCDIKPENILLDASFVPKIADFGMAKFLGRDFSRVLTTMRGTIGYLAPEWISGTVITAKVDVYSYGMVLLEIVSGKRNSGRQYTTGDDYVYFPVQVANKLLEGGVGSLVDINLHGDAHLEQVERALKIACWCIQDDEFDRPTMGDVVQSLEGLLEVNIPPMPRLLQAIAGNQHSTCKHDFIYANILIQEQLFVMLEAWNPRK is encoded by the coding sequence ATGCATCTCTTCCTCATCTATTTCGGGTTTTTCTTGTCCCTACACTTCCCTGGATGTTCTGCTGCCATGGACGCCATTACATCTAGGCAAGCACTTGTCGGCAACGACAGGATCATCTCTAATAACGGCAAGTTTGCTCTCGGCTTCTTCCAGACAGGCAGTAAGTCCTCCCACAACACCCTGAACTGGTACCTAGGCATATGGTACAACAACGTCCCCAAGCTAACTCCGGTATGGGTAGCAAACGATCATAACCCAGTTACAGACACCACCACGTCGGAGCTGATAATATCCAGTGATGGCAACCTCGTCATCTTAAACCAAGTCACTATGTCCATCATCTGGTCTACCCACACGAATACCACAAGCAACAATACCATTGCTACGCTATTGAACAGCGGAAACCTCATCCTACAGAACTCCTCGAACTCATCAAATGTGTTGTGGCAGAGCTTTGATTACCCCACAAATACCTTCCTTCCTGGTATAAAACTAGGTTGGAACAAGGTCACGGGTCTGAATCGCCGTCTGGTTTCTAGGAAGAACTTGATTGACCTAGCCCCTGGCAGATATGGTGAAGAATTAGACCCAAGTGGTGCCAATCAGTACATCTTTACACAGCTGAACTCGTCCATACCATATTGGTCGAGTGGGGTATGGAACGGCCAATACTTTCCGTCAATACCAGAGATGGCAGGCCCTTTTGTTGTAAATTTTACATTTGTCGACAATGACCAAGAGAAGTACTTCACGTATAACTTACTAGACGAGACAATCATTTTCCATCATCTGTTGGATGTCTCAGGTCAAACAAAATCTTTCCTTTGGCTTGAGAGCTCACAAGACTGGGTGATGACCTATGCCCAACCCAGAGTTCAATGTGATGTATTTGCTGTTTGTGGACCATTCACAATTTGTAATGATAATACAATTCCATTCTGCAACTGTATGAAAGGATTCTCCATAAGATCACCTAGTGACTGGGAGCTAGATGATCGAACAGGCGGCTGTGTGAGAAATACTCCATTAGATTGCGGTATCAACAAAAGCATAAGTGAGGAAGACAGGTTCTACCCTATCACATGTGTTGGATTGCCCAATAACGGACACAGCACAGAAGATGCTACAAGTGAAGATAAATGTACCGAAGTTTGCATGGGCAGCTGCACTTGCACTGCATATTCCTATGGTGTCAATGGATGTTTTATTTGGAATGGTGAAATTATTAATGTGAAGCAGCAACAATGTGATGATACTACAAATACTAACAAAGCCACTCTTTACATGCGCCTAGCCAACAGAGAGGTACAAAGGTTGGAAAGCAACAGAAGACGGATAATCATCGGCACAGCAATTGGTGCAAGTGTTGCTTTCTGCGGTTTATTGTCACTCTTCTTGCTACTGATGATTAAGAGGAACAAGAGGTTGTCTGCTCATAGAATGGAAAACCTTCAAGGTGGTGGGGGCATTATTGCGTTTAGATATGTTGATTTGCAACGTGCAACAAAAAACTTCTCCGAGAAGCTAGGGGCAGGTGGTTTTGGTTCTGTATTCAAGGGGTTTCTAGATGACTCCACTGCCATAGCAGTTAAAAGGCTTGATGGTGcttgccaaggagagaagcaattCAGAGCTGAAGTGAGATCAATTGGCTTCATTCAGCATATCAATCTAGTTAATCTAATTGGCTTTTGTACTGAGGGTGACGGTAGGTTGCTTGTCTACGAACACATGCAAAATCGTTCTCTTGATGCTCATTTATTTCACAATAATGGTACAATTTTGAAATGGAGCATTAGGCATCAAATAGCTCTTGGAGTTGCTAGAGGACTGGTCTACTTGCATGATAGTTGCCAGGATTGCATCATACATTGCGACATTAAGCCAGAGAACATACTTCTAGATGCGTCATTTGTTCCGAAAATAGCAGATTTCGGGATGGCAAAGTTTCTCGGAAGGGATTTTAGTCGAGTTCTCACTACAATGAGAGGAACAATTGGATATCTAGCACCTGAATGGATTAGCGGAACTGTTATTACAGCAAAAGTTGATGTCTACAGCTATGGCATGGTTTTGTTGGAAATTGTATCAGGGAAGAGGAACTCAGGTAGACAGTATACAACCGGTGATGATTATGTCTATTTCCCTGTGCAAGTTGCAAACAAACTACTGGAGGGGGGTGTGGGGAGTCTGGTGGACATCAATCTACATGGCGATGCCCATTTGGAACAGGTGGAAAGAGCTTTGAAGATTGCATGCTGGTGTATTCAAGATGACGAGTTTGATCGACCCACAATGGGTGACGTTGTTCAAAGTCTTGAAGGCCTTCTTGAAGTCAACATACCCCCAATGCCAAGACTACTTCAAGCTATTGCAGGGAATCAACATTCAACATGTAAGCACGACTTTATTTACGCAAACATCTTAATTCAAGAACAATTATTTGTCATGCTGGAAGCCTGGAATCCAAGAAAATAA
- the LOC123189196 gene encoding ubiquitin carboxyl-terminal hydrolase MINDY-3, whose product MGDRDEEEELQMALRMSLHGSPPAQPEPKRSKPPSPAGESPEAEARRKQRELMAAAAEKRLRSVAPPAAVAPPVAVAPLSAVVVPPPSQPTAVVAEQTSAPEDVKVESESTVVPMEDVKEAEVELEVDVGEEEKGEELHPELAEKLWLMVFGSGVSKAVLAQWSNQGIRFSSDPETAMGLVQHEGGPCGVLATVQAYVLKYLLFFSDNLGNPEVSDPSFALGQRRFYQSSFAARDDFSSLTEDGKTRALVHAMVEILFLCGTGKRAVVAFIGGVTREKVDAALEGLSLESAIDFQKVLRISTFTSRKDAFNMLLANIPLFQSRLGAMLFLISSLLSRGLDCIQADRDDPSQPLVTAPFGHASQEIVNLLLCGEAVPNVFDGKMDLGGGMSLKGIPNDVEVGFLTLLESLNLCKVGQYLKCPKWPIWVVGSESHYTVLFALNPNVQEENELEERESKIRRAFDAQDQSGGGGFIAVEGFQQVLRDTDITFPSDKLDDLCNAGVIVWSEFWQALLQLDKRAGGMKDPTGLMGKKQFTIYHFNGIAKSVLNGSGNTGGGSTPIQRPRICKLNVSVPPRWTQDEYLADVVSSSASGSKNDSVLSLAPPVQTACQHAPLVDCIRTRWPRAACSWSGDVPSIV is encoded by the exons ATGGGGgatcgggacgaggaggaggagctccagaTGGCGCTCCGCATGAGCCTCCACGGCTCGCCGCCGGCGCAGCCCGAGCCCAAGCGCAGCAAGCCCCCATCGCCCGCCGGGGAGTCGCCTGAGGCGGAGGCACGCCGCAAGCAGCGCGAGCTCATGGCGGCCGCCGCCGAGAAGCGCCTCCGCTCCGTGGCCCCgcctgccgccgtcgccccgcccgtcgccgtcgccccgctttCCGCCGTCGTGGTGCCGCCGCCGTCCCAGCCGACGGCCGTGGTGGCGGAGCAAACTTCCGCCCCGGAGGACGTGAAGGTGGAGTCGGAATCAACCGTGGTACCTATGGAGGATgtgaaggaggcggaggtggagttggAGGTTGATGTGGGAGAGGAGGAGAAAGGGGAGGAGTTGCATCCGGAGCTCGCCGAGAAGCTCTGGCTCATGGTGTTTGGGAGCGGGGTTTCAAAGGCAGTGCTGGCGCAGTGGAGCAATCAGGGTATCAG GTTCAGCTCTGACCCAGAAACAGCTATGGGACTGGTACAACATGAAGGTGGCCCTTGTGGTGTCTTAGCTACAGTGCAG GCATATGTCCTTAAATATCTTCTGTTTTTCTCTGATAATTTGGGTAACCCAGAGGTCAGTGACCCGTCATTTGCTCTGGGACAAAGACGATTTTATCAGAGTTCTTTTGCTGCAAGGGATGATTTTTCTTCTCTTACCGAGGATGGAAAGACGAG AGCATTGGTTCATGCTATGGTGGAAATTCTATTTTTATGTGGAACTGGGAAAAGAGCTGTTGTTGCATTCATTGGAGGTGTCACTCGTGAG AAAGTTGATGCTGCTTTGGAAGGCCTTTCTCTTGAATCGGCAATTGATTTCCAGAAAGTTCTTAGAATAAGTACGTTTACCTCAAGGAAGGATGCATTCAACATGCTTCTGGCAAACATTCCTCTGTTTCAAAGTCGACTGGGTGCCATGTTATTTCTTATCTCTTCTTTACTTTCGCGGGGACTG GATTGTATCCAAGCAGATAGGGATGATCCAAGCCAACCATTGGTCACGGCTCCATTTGGGCATGCTTCTCAG GAAATTGTAAATTTATTGCTTTgtggagaggctgtcccaaatgtATTTGATGGCAAGATGGACCTTGGTGGCGGCATGTCCCTGAAAGGCATTCCAAATGATGTTGAAGTTGGGTTCCTTACCCTTCTGGAATCGCTAAATTTGTGCAAGGTTGGTCAGTACCTAAAGTGCCCGAAATGGCCTATATGGGTGGTGGGAAGTGAAAGTCACTACACTGTCCTTTTTGCCCTAAATCCCAACGTCCAAGAGGAGAATGAGCTGGAAGAGCGGGAATCCAAAATTAGGAGGGCATTTGATGCGCAAGACCAAAGTGGAGGTGGAGGCTTTATTGCGGTGGAGGGATTCCAGCAAGTTCTGAGGGACACCGACATAACATTTCCTTCTGACAAGCTCGACGATCTCTGTAATGCGGGCGTTATAGTATGGAGTGAGTTCTGGCAGGCACTGCTTCAGTTGGATAAAAGGGCTGGAGGCATGAAAGATCCAACTGGCCTTATGGGCAAGAAGCAATTCACTATCTACCACTTCAATGGAATTGCCAAGTCAGTGCTTAATGGGAGTGGAAACACAGGAGGAGGCTCAACTCCAATACAAAGACCTAGGATATGCAAGTTAAATGTCAGCGTCCCACCTAGGTGGACGCAGGATGAATACCTAGCTGATGTTGTAAGCTCATCGGCCAGCGGCAGCAAGAatgacagtgttctttctcttGCTCCACCAGTTCAGACTGCTTGTCAGCATGCGCCATTAGTGGACTGCATTAGAACTCGATGGCCACGGGCAGCTTGCAGTTGGTCTGGAGATGTGCCGAGTATCGTCTGA
- the LOC123189195 gene encoding G-type lectin S-receptor-like serine/threonine-protein kinase At2g19130: protein MPNPIIVVAYGLLLLLPLRNPACRAATDTISAGQVLAGKDTLVSSNGKFALGFFQPNSKSSRHASNWYLGVWFNRVPKFTPAWVANGDKPATSPELAISGDGNLVIIDQSTKSIIWSTQANTTANSTRAMLLKTGNLVLQSTSNSSHVLWQSFDYPTDTHLAGAKLGRDKVTGLNRRLVSRKNMIDPAPGMYVYELHEKNGSARFSLAALNSSMPYWSSGEWNGHYFGSIPEMSGRQLIDFTFVNNEQEVYFTYTLLDDTTIMRFALNNSGQVKIHLWVERAQDWVPAYTNPNDHCDVYGICGPFTICEEDKLPYCSCMEGFSIRSPDDWELEDRTGGCMRNAQLDCRINENTSMQDRFYSLPCVGLPDNGRKIGDATNVAGCAQVCLRNCNCTAYSYGYNGCFVWDDELTNVKQQRCGDIGNNNQATLYLRLADKEVKRLGRNRRRIIIGSAVGASVALFGLLSLFFLLMTRRMCARRMKNLQGDGGIIMFRYADLQRATKNFSEKLGTGGFGSVFKGVLNDSSAIAVKRLDGARQGEKQFRAEVRSIGTIQHINLVKLIGFCTEGDRRLIVYEHMQNRSLDAHLFHSNATGLKWSIRYQIAIGVARGLAYLHDSCRDCIIHCDIKPENILLDASFAPKIADFGMAKFLGRDFSRVLTTMRGTIGYLAPEWLSGTLITAKVDVYSYGMVLLEIVSGKRNSGRQCTADDDDVYFPVQVANKLLQGGAGSLMDSNLHDDVHLDQVERALKVACWCIQDHEFDRPTMGEVVQYLEGVLEVNIPPMPRLLEAIAGNAHSKSDWYLDQASQEGGLKDDGGSEPHQAAHP, encoded by the exons TGGGCGTATGGTTCAACAGAGTCCCAAAGTTCACTCCGGCGTGGGTGGCCAACGGAGATAAGCCTGCCACTTCGCCGGAGCTCGCAATCTCCGGCGACGGGAACCTGGTCATCATAGACCAGAGCACCAAGTCCATCATCTGGTCTACCCAGGCCAACACCACAGCAAACAGCACTAGAGCCATGCTACTGAAAACCGGTAACCTCGTCCTGCAAAGCACCTCAAACTCTTCTCATGTCTTGTGGCAAAGCTTTGACTACCCGACGGATACTCATCTCGCCGGCGCAAAGCTTGGCCGAGACAAGGTCACCGGCCTGAACCGCCGTCTTGTCTCCAGAAAGAACATGATAGACCCTGCTCCTGGGATGTATGTTTACGAGTTGCATGAGAAGAACGGTTCTGCCCGGTTCAGTCTTGCAGCACTGAACTCGTCCATGCCATACTGGTCCAGTGGAGAATGGAACGGGCACTACTTTGGTTCTATACCAGAGATGTCAGGCCGCCAGTTGATTGACTTTACGTTCGTCAACAACGAACAAGAGGTGTATTTCACATATACCTTGCTGGATGACACGACCATCATGCGTTTTGCGCTGAATAACTCTGGTCAGGTCAAGATACACTTGTGGGTTGAGCGTGCACAGGATTGGGTACCAGCCTACACCAACCCCAACGACCATTGTGATGTATATGGCATCTGTGGGCCTTTCACGATCTGCGAAGAGGACAAGCTTCCTTACTGCAGCTGTATGGAGGGCTTCTCCATAAGATCCCCTGATGACTGGGAGCTAGAAGATCGAACAGGCGGCTGCATGAGAAATGCCCAATTAGATTGCAGAATCAACGAAAACACAAGTATGCAAGACAGGTTCTACTCCCTGCCATGTGTCGGTTTGCCCGACAATGGCCGCAAGATAGGAGATGCTACAAATGTAGCTGGATGTGCACAAGTTTGTCTGCGCAACTGCAATTGCACTGCATATTCCTATGGTTACAACGGATGTTTTGTTTGGGATGATGAATTAACCAATGTGAAACAGCAACGATGTGGTGATATTGGTAACAATAACCAAGCTACTCTTTACCTCCGCCTTGCCGACAAAGAGGTGAAAAGGTTGGGAAGGAACAGGCGACGGATAATCATTGGCAGTGCCGTTGGTGCAAGTGTTGCTCTATTTGGTTTGTTGTCACTCTTCTTTCTACTGATGACTAGGAGGATGTGTGCTCGCAGGATGAAAAACCTTCAAGGTGATGGTGGCATTATCATGTTCAGGTATGCTGATTTGCAACGTGCAACAAAAAACTTCTCTGAGAAGCTAGGGACAGGTGGTTTTGGTTCTGTATTCAAGGGGGTTCTAAATGACTCGTCTGCAATAGCAGTTAAAAGGCTTGATGGTGCTCGTCAAGGCGAGAAGCAATTCAGAGCTGAAGTGAGATCAATTGGGACCATTCAGCATAtcaatttagttaaactaattggtTTCTGTACCGAGGGTGATAGGAGGCTGATTGTCTATGAACACATGCAAAATCGTTCTCTTGATGCCCATTTATTTCATAGTAATGCTACAGGCTTAAAATGGAGCATCAGGTATCAAATTGCTATCGGAGTTGCTAGAGGACTGGCCTACTTGCATGATAGTTGCAGGGATTGTATTATACATTGTGATATTAAGCCAGAGAACATACTCCTCGATGCATCATTTGCTCCAAAGATCGCAGACTTTGGGATGGCAAAGTTTCTTGGAAGGGACTTTAGTCGAGTTCTCACTACAATGAGAGGAACTATAGGATATCTTGCACCTGAATGGCTTAGTGGAACTCTTATTACAGCAAAAGTTGATGTATACAGCTATGGCATGGTTCTGTTGGAAATTGTATCAGGAAAGAGGAACTCAGGTAGACAGTGTACAGCCGATGACGATGATGTCTATTTCCCTGTGCAAGTCGCAAATAAACTACTGCAGGGGGGTGCGGGAAGTTTGATGGACAGCAATCTGCACGATGATGTCCATTTGGACCAGGTGGAAAGAGCTTTGAAGGTTGCGTGTTGGTGTATTCAAGATCATGAGTTTGATCGACCCACAATGGGTGAAGTAGTTCAATATCTTGAAGGTGTTCTTGAAGTCAACATACCCCCAATGCCAAGACTACTTGAAGCTATTGCAGGGAATGCACACTCGAAAT CCGATTGGTACCTGGACCAAGCTTCACAGGAGGGGGGACTGAAAGATGATGGAGGCAGTGAGCCACACCAGGCAGCTCACCCATGA